A stretch of the Planktothricoides raciborskii GIHE-MW2 genome encodes the following:
- a CDS encoding NADAR family protein encodes MTIYFYKVENPYGYLSNFSLHGIYLDSAEWLTVEHYYQAQKFVGSPNESVIPLIAAAPTPEAAAALGRDRTLILRSDWEQVKRPIMRSAVLQKFLSHRDIQQQLLDTGDETLIEDSPKDYYWGCGADHTGHNYLGKILMAVREEIRLRLQSS; translated from the coding sequence ATGACGATTTATTTTTACAAGGTGGAAAATCCTTATGGCTATTTGTCCAATTTCTCTCTGCACGGAATTTATCTAGATAGTGCCGAATGGCTAACGGTCGAACATTACTATCAAGCGCAAAAATTTGTCGGCAGTCCGAATGAATCGGTGATTCCCTTGATTGCGGCAGCCCCAACCCCAGAAGCGGCAGCGGCTTTAGGCCGCGATCGCACCCTGATCCTCCGGTCTGACTGGGAGCAAGTCAAACGACCCATTATGCGATCGGCAGTTTTACAGAAGTTTCTCTCTCACCGGGATATTCAGCAACAACTTTTAGACACAGGAGATGAAACACTGATCGAAGACTCACCCAAAGATTATTACTGGGGATGCGGGGCTGATCATACCGGCCATAACTACTTAGGAAAAATTCTGATGGCGGTGCGCGAAGAAATCCGACTCCGGCTTCAATCTTCCTGA
- a CDS encoding S-layer family protein encodes MVINNPAVNPTTGLVELPERVNDPTGQIQVGCAATQGNSFTVTGRGGLPENPTHELEEQTIWKDLQDFSQLPQTPGNISYVMGEVFLATKTPIQIEATNWRINGDGNVELVAISSRAIDSRVAAVCHK; translated from the coding sequence GTGGTAATTAATAATCCAGCGGTTAATCCCACTACAGGATTAGTCGAACTTCCCGAACGAGTCAATGACCCCACCGGACAAATTCAAGTCGGATGTGCTGCTACCCAAGGCAATTCTTTTACGGTTACTGGACGGGGTGGTTTACCGGAAAATCCTACCCATGAACTTGAAGAGCAAACAATTTGGAAAGATTTACAAGATTTTTCTCAATTGCCTCAGACTCCAGGAAATATTTCTTATGTAATGGGTGAGGTTTTTCTGGCAACCAAGACACCAATCCAGATCGAGGCAACAAATTGGCGGATCAATGGCGATGGCAATGTCGAATTAGTGGCTATTTCATCAAGGGCGATCGACTCCAGAGTGGCTGCGGTTTGTCACAAATAA
- the polA gene encoding DNA polymerase I codes for MSANLSQLLLIDGHSLAFRAYYAFGKSKQGGLRTSDGIPTSVCFGFLKSLLEAIDKEQPDSVAIAFDLAEPTFRHQADPTYKGDRAETPVDFIPDLANLQQLLRAFNLPVITAPGYEADDAIATLSKKAAAEGTRVKIVSGDQDLFQLIDPEKGITVIHLSASRNTSPKEFGPAEVEEKLGILPTQVVDYKALCGDKSDNIPGVNGIGEKTAVKLLQEYQNLDNIYASIDKIKGSLQKKLSENREAAYHSRFLAQIVDNVPLEVSLADFKLQGFDPAIALPLLQKLELRDFVRQINQIQEKLGGTVEVALPSEPSLSNQYQNQYNDDNDVNNNHLNNYERSGDIQLSLFTQPNIPAKNIPAKNPTAKPIVDPTTINITQETETKPLDTKTISIYPEIIDTPEKLNQLVARLKTYTNPEIPVAWDTETTGLEPRDAQLVGIGCCWGNQPNDMAYIPIGHTTGKQLELSEVLGALREILESSDYPKALQNAKFDRLIFRCQGINLAGVVFDTMLASYLLNPDDSHTLTDLSLRYLSGIESLSYKSLNIPKGQTIANLSIAEVANYCGLDVYATFLLVPKLRQKLQQIPQIDKLLQTVEQPLEPVLADMEYQGIRVDSAYLGQLSQQINQQLEEIEQKVYQLAGLPFNLNSPKQMSEVLFDTLNLDTKKSRKMKTGYSTDAATLEKLQGDHEIIDYLLDHRTLAKLKSTYVDALPQLVRRDTQRVHTDFNQAATATGRLSSSNPNLQNIPIRTEFSRQIRQGFVPEPGWLLVSADYSQIELRILAHLSQEPVLIQAYQTSQDVHNLTAQLLFEKENVTPEERRLGKTINFGVIYGMGAQRFAREAGFTVAEGKKFIERFNHRYAQVFAYLETQKKEAIAHGYVATILGRRRYFTFESPTLQKLKGSNPAAIDLNLGRLTQQDSQNLRAAANAPIQGSSADIIKIAMVKVHQLLQEYQARLLLQVHDELVFEIPPHEWAELQPKICQTMETAVKLSVPLLVDIHSGHNWLEAK; via the coding sequence GTGTCAGCAAATCTTTCTCAGTTACTTTTAATTGATGGTCATTCTTTGGCATTTCGGGCTTATTATGCCTTTGGCAAAAGCAAACAGGGTGGACTGCGTACCTCAGACGGTATCCCCACTAGCGTCTGTTTTGGCTTCCTGAAATCTTTATTGGAAGCGATCGACAAAGAACAGCCAGACTCCGTGGCGATCGCCTTTGATTTGGCTGAACCCACTTTTCGCCACCAAGCGGATCCTACCTATAAGGGCGATCGCGCCGAAACTCCCGTTGACTTTATCCCGGATTTGGCGAATTTACAACAACTATTACGGGCGTTTAATTTGCCAGTAATTACCGCCCCTGGGTATGAAGCGGATGATGCGATCGCCACTTTAAGTAAAAAAGCCGCAGCGGAGGGAACTCGCGTCAAAATTGTCAGTGGCGACCAAGACTTATTCCAACTAATTGACCCAGAAAAAGGCATTACCGTCATCCATTTAAGCGCCAGTAGAAATACCAGCCCGAAAGAATTTGGCCCTGCGGAAGTTGAAGAAAAATTAGGGATTTTACCCACGCAAGTGGTAGACTACAAAGCCCTCTGTGGGGACAAATCCGATAATATTCCCGGAGTCAATGGCATCGGGGAAAAAACCGCCGTTAAATTACTCCAAGAATATCAAAATCTGGATAATATTTACGCCTCGATTGATAAAATTAAAGGCAGCCTGCAAAAAAAACTGAGCGAGAATAGAGAAGCAGCCTATCATTCTCGGTTTCTGGCGCAAATTGTGGATAATGTACCCTTAGAAGTGTCCTTAGCGGATTTTAAATTACAAGGATTTGACCCTGCGATCGCCCTGCCCTTACTGCAAAAATTAGAACTCCGTGATTTTGTCCGCCAAATCAACCAAATTCAAGAAAAATTAGGCGGAACCGTCGAGGTAGCATTGCCCAGCGAACCCTCATTATCTAATCAGTATCAGAATCAGTATAATGATGATAATGATGTAAATAATAATCATCTAAATAATTATGAGCGATCGGGGGATATCCAACTTTCCTTATTTACTCAACCCAATATTCCCGCTAAAAACATTCCTGCTAAAAACCCGACAGCTAAACCCATAGTTGACCCCACAACTATCAACATCACCCAGGAAACAGAAACAAAACCCCTGGATACTAAAACCATATCCATTTATCCAGAAATCATCGACACCCCAGAAAAGTTAAACCAATTAGTTGCCAGACTAAAAACTTATACTAACCCCGAAATTCCCGTAGCTTGGGACACAGAAACCACCGGATTAGAACCGCGAGACGCGCAACTCGTGGGCATTGGTTGTTGTTGGGGCAACCAACCCAATGACATGGCATATATTCCCATCGGTCACACTACCGGAAAGCAGCTAGAATTGAGTGAAGTATTAGGGGCATTGCGAGAGATATTAGAAAGTAGCGACTATCCCAAAGCTTTACAAAATGCTAAATTTGATCGCCTCATTTTCCGCTGCCAAGGGATTAATCTAGCTGGGGTAGTTTTTGATACCATGTTAGCCAGTTATTTGCTTAATCCCGATGATAGCCATACCCTCACGGATTTATCCCTGCGTTACTTATCAGGAATTGAATCACTCAGTTACAAATCCTTAAACATTCCCAAAGGGCAAACCATTGCTAACTTAAGCATTGCTGAGGTAGCTAATTACTGTGGATTAGATGTCTATGCCACATTTTTATTAGTGCCAAAATTGCGCCAAAAACTCCAACAAATTCCCCAAATAGACAAACTGTTACAAACCGTCGAACAACCCTTAGAACCTGTCTTAGCGGACATGGAATATCAAGGAATTAGGGTTGATAGTGCTTATCTGGGGCAACTTTCCCAACAAATTAATCAGCAGTTAGAGGAGATAGAACAAAAAGTTTATCAACTGGCAGGTCTGCCGTTTAATTTAAATTCTCCCAAACAAATGAGTGAGGTATTATTTGATACCTTAAACTTAGATACCAAAAAATCTCGCAAAATGAAAACTGGCTATTCCACAGATGCAGCAACTTTGGAAAAACTCCAGGGCGACCATGAAATAATTGATTATCTTTTGGATCATCGCACCTTAGCCAAATTAAAATCAACTTATGTGGATGCTTTACCCCAATTAGTCCGCCGGGATACTCAACGAGTGCATACGGATTTTAATCAAGCGGCAACGGCGACGGGACGGTTATCTTCTTCTAATCCTAACTTACAAAATATTCCCATTAGAACGGAATTTTCTCGGCAAATTCGCCAAGGATTTGTCCCCGAACCCGGTTGGCTATTAGTCTCGGCGGACTATTCCCAAATAGAATTAAGAATTCTTGCCCATTTAAGCCAAGAACCTGTTTTAATTCAGGCTTATCAGACTTCTCAAGATGTCCATAATTTAACCGCCCAGTTACTTTTTGAAAAAGAAAATGTTACCCCCGAAGAACGACGCTTAGGTAAAACCATTAACTTTGGGGTAATTTATGGTATGGGGGCGCAACGGTTTGCGCGGGAAGCGGGCTTTACGGTGGCGGAAGGGAAAAAGTTTATTGAACGATTTAACCATCGCTATGCTCAAGTTTTTGCCTATTTGGAAACCCAGAAAAAAGAGGCGATCGCCCACGGTTATGTAGCGACGATTTTAGGGCGACGGCGTTATTTTACCTTTGAGTCGCCCACCTTGCAAAAACTCAAAGGGTCTAACCCTGCTGCCATTGACTTAAACCTGGGTCGATTAACTCAGCAAGACTCGCAAAATCTTCGCGCTGCCGCCAACGCACCGATTCAAGGTTCTAGTGCTGATATCATCAAAATTGCGATGGTAAAAGTACATCAACTTTTACAAGAATATCAAGCCCGGTTACTGTTACAAGTCCATGATGAATTAGTCTTTGAAATTCCTCCCCATGAGTGGGCAGAATTGCAGCCAAAAATTTGCCAAACAATGGAAACAGCAGTTAAGTTATCCGTTCCCCTCTTAGTTGATATTCATTCTGGGCATAATTGGCTGGAAGCGAAATAA
- a CDS encoding alanine--glyoxylate aminotransferase family protein, which produces MSTEMEISDRYRTQLPQIDMPPRLLLGPGPSNAHPRVLAALGLRQVGHLDPAFLQLMNEIQDLLRYAWQTDNRLTIAISGAGSAAMEATLANTVEPGDVVLVGVKGYFGHRLVDMATRYGADVRKLTKPWGEAFTLEEIRQALETHQPKILALVHAETSTGVRQPLEGIGDLCHKHGCLLLVDTVTSLGGVPLFIDEWGIDLAYSCSQKGLGCPPGISPFTMSPRAVEKLHQRKSVVPNWYLDMSLLTKYWGDERIYHHTAPINMNYALREALRLIAEEGLGARWERHRLNAELLWAGLEDLGLVCHVAKEFRLPTLITVRIPDGVNGKAVSQKLMHDYNVEIGNGLGELAGKVWRIGLMGYNSRPENVLLLLEALKRVLAAA; this is translated from the coding sequence ATGAGCACAGAAATGGAAATCAGCGATCGTTATCGCACACAACTGCCGCAAATCGATATGCCCCCACGACTATTATTAGGCCCAGGCCCGTCCAATGCCCATCCCCGGGTATTGGCCGCCCTGGGTTTACGCCAAGTCGGGCATTTGGATCCGGCATTTCTGCAACTAATGAACGAAATCCAAGACTTGCTACGCTATGCGTGGCAAACGGACAACCGGCTGACGATCGCCATCAGTGGCGCTGGCAGTGCCGCAATGGAAGCCACCTTAGCAAACACCGTAGAACCGGGAGATGTAGTGTTAGTCGGAGTCAAAGGTTACTTTGGACATCGCCTGGTGGATATGGCAACTCGTTACGGCGCTGATGTCCGCAAACTAACGAAACCTTGGGGCGAAGCATTTACCCTGGAGGAAATTCGCCAAGCCTTAGAAACCCATCAACCGAAAATCCTCGCCTTAGTCCATGCGGAAACTTCCACGGGGGTGCGCCAGCCCTTAGAAGGGATCGGCGACCTTTGTCACAAACATGGTTGCTTATTGCTCGTAGATACGGTGACAAGTTTAGGGGGAGTGCCATTATTCATCGATGAATGGGGTATAGACCTGGCCTATAGTTGCAGTCAGAAAGGCCTCGGATGTCCCCCCGGAATTAGCCCGTTTACCATGAGTCCTCGGGCTGTGGAAAAATTGCACCAACGTAAATCTGTGGTGCCTAACTGGTATTTGGATATGTCCCTATTGACCAAATATTGGGGAGATGAACGGATTTACCATCACACCGCCCCGATTAATATGAACTATGCCTTGCGCGAAGCGTTGCGTTTAATTGCGGAAGAAGGATTGGGCGCTCGCTGGGAACGTCATCGCCTCAATGCTGAATTATTGTGGGCAGGATTGGAGGATTTAGGCTTAGTTTGTCATGTGGCGAAAGAATTTCGCTTGCCCACTTTAATCACGGTACGCATCCCTGATGGCGTCAATGGCAAGGCCGTGAGTCAAAAACTCATGCATGACTACAATGTGGAAATTGGCAACGGTTTAGGTGAGTTAGCGGGTAAAGTCTGGCGGATTGGTTTGATGGGATATAATAGCCGCCCGGAAAATGTGCTGCTGCTGTTAGAAGCTTTGAAACGGGTTTTAGCTGCGGCTTAA
- a CDS encoding site-specific DNA-methyltransferase, whose protein sequence is MENRVILGDARKIVPTFEDNFFQAIITSPPYFGQRRYSEGENKDEIGQESDVEIYISNLVSLFRELRNKLKSDGLLWVNLGDTYRNKSLLGIPWRVALSLQADGWILRSDIIWHKPNAMPSSIKDRPTTDHEYIFMFAKSPEYYYNADAIREPHITFTEKSRMKGGRNHFGKINGTPELGKNSGNQNLHNGRWDQAFHPKGRNKRTVWEIPLSKFRDVHFAVYPEKLVEICLLASTREQDFVLDPFTGSGTTGVVAGKLFRKFIGIELVEKYQIMAQDRIDRLNMQLNLFS, encoded by the coding sequence ATGGAAAATCGGGTAATTCTCGGTGATGCTAGAAAAATTGTCCCCACCTTTGAAGATAATTTTTTCCAGGCGATTATCACCAGCCCGCCATATTTCGGCCAGCGGCGATATTCTGAGGGGGAAAATAAAGATGAAATCGGTCAAGAAAGTGATGTGGAAATTTATATCTCCAACTTAGTTAGCCTATTTAGAGAACTCAGAAATAAACTGAAATCCGATGGTTTGTTGTGGGTGAATTTGGGAGACACTTATAGAAACAAATCATTGCTAGGTATTCCTTGGCGAGTCGCATTATCTTTACAAGCGGATGGTTGGATTCTCCGCAGTGATATTATTTGGCATAAGCCTAATGCTATGCCTTCATCGATTAAAGACCGTCCGACAACCGATCACGAGTATATTTTTATGTTCGCGAAAAGTCCCGAATATTATTATAATGCTGATGCGATTAGAGAACCACATATAACTTTTACAGAAAAGTCAAGAATGAAAGGGGGAAGAAACCATTTTGGCAAAATCAATGGCACCCCCGAACTAGGGAAAAATTCAGGCAATCAAAACTTACATAATGGCAGGTGGGATCAAGCGTTTCACCCAAAGGGACGAAATAAGAGAACTGTGTGGGAAATTCCCCTGAGTAAATTCCGCGATGTTCATTTTGCTGTCTATCCTGAAAAACTTGTGGAAATATGCCTGCTGGCATCGACTAGGGAGCAAGATTTTGTGCTCGATCCATTTACTGGTTCTGGTACTACGGGAGTTGTGGCGGGTAAATTATTTAGAAAATTTATCGGGATTGAATTAGTGGAAAAGTATCAAATTATGGCTCAAGATAGAATTGATCGGTTGAATATGCAACTGAATCTATTTTCATAA